Proteins from one Pseudomonas sp. KBS0710 genomic window:
- a CDS encoding DUF721 domain-containing protein: MAFRPLTARAPSVLLREAKPLKAIFGHAQRLGHLQRLVESQLQPAAREHCHVASWREGNLLLIVTDGHWATRLRYQQKRLQRQLMAFDEFASLTRIQFKVQPPTVQQGAVGHTMDLSQNAAETIQATADGISDPGLRAALERLAAHARPKP; this comes from the coding sequence ATGGCGTTTCGCCCACTTACAGCCCGCGCGCCCAGCGTGTTGCTCCGCGAAGCCAAACCGTTGAAAGCCATCTTCGGCCACGCGCAACGCTTGGGCCATTTGCAACGCCTTGTAGAAAGCCAGCTGCAACCTGCCGCCCGCGAACATTGTCATGTGGCGTCGTGGCGCGAAGGCAATTTGCTGCTAATTGTCACCGATGGGCATTGGGCGACTCGCCTGCGCTACCAGCAAAAACGCTTGCAGCGCCAATTGATGGCCTTTGATGAATTTGCCAGCCTGACCCGCATCCAGTTCAAGGTGCAGCCGCCCACCGTGCAGCAAGGCGCAGTGGGGCATACCATGGACCTCTCGCAGAATGCCGCCGAAACCATTCAAGCCACGGCCGACGGCATCAGCGATCCGGGCTTGCGCGCGGCACTGGAGCGGCTGGCCGCCCATGCCAGGCCCAAGCCCTGA
- a CDS encoding helicase HerA-like domain-containing protein — MPDSSQLLIGAGLDGQPIAQAMRLANRHGLIAGATGTGKTVTLQRLAEAFSDAGVAVFAADIKGDLCGLGAAANPQGKVAERIAGMPFLNYSAKAYPVTLWDIHGQSGHPLRTTISEMGPLLLGSLLELTDSQQSALYATFKVADREGLLLLDLKDLKALLNHLRYHPELLGDDAALMTTGSSQALLRRLAVLEQQGAEALFGEPALQLEDILQPASDGRGRIHLLDASRLVHEAPKVYATFLLWLLAELFEQLPERGDADKPLLALFFDEAHLLFADTPKALQDRLEQVVRLIRSKGVGVYFVTQSPGDLPDTVLAQLGLRIQHGLRAFTTKEQKSLRAVADGFRPNPAFDTLSVLTELGTGEALVGTLQEKGTPEVVQRVLVAPPQSRIGPLSEAERAAIIASSPLLGRYDKPIDRESAYEVLMARKELGPTEEANPTAEEPSFTDKAGAFLGTTAGKALKSAMQQAANQMGRQLVRGLLGSLLGGSKRK, encoded by the coding sequence ATGCCTGATTCCTCGCAACTCCTTATCGGCGCCGGCCTCGACGGCCAACCCATCGCCCAGGCCATGCGTCTGGCCAACCGTCACGGGTTGATTGCCGGCGCCACCGGCACAGGTAAAACCGTCACGTTGCAGCGCTTGGCGGAAGCTTTCAGCGATGCGGGTGTGGCCGTGTTTGCCGCTGATATCAAGGGTGACCTGTGCGGCCTTGGCGCTGCGGCCAACCCGCAAGGCAAGGTGGCCGAGCGCATTGCGGGCATGCCCTTCCTTAATTACAGCGCCAAGGCGTATCCGGTAACGCTGTGGGATATCCACGGGCAGTCCGGTCATCCATTGCGCACCACCATCAGCGAAATGGGGCCGTTATTGCTTGGCAGCCTGCTTGAACTGACCGACAGCCAGCAATCGGCCCTCTATGCGACTTTCAAGGTGGCCGACCGCGAAGGCCTGTTGCTGCTGGACCTCAAAGACCTCAAGGCCTTGCTTAACCACCTGCGTTATCACCCGGAACTGCTGGGCGACGACGCGGCGCTGATGACCACCGGCTCCAGCCAGGCGCTGTTGCGGCGCTTGGCGGTGCTTGAACAGCAGGGCGCCGAAGCCTTGTTCGGCGAGCCGGCCCTGCAACTGGAAGATATCTTGCAGCCGGCCAGCGATGGTCGCGGGCGCATCCATCTGCTGGACGCGAGCCGTCTGGTGCACGAAGCGCCCAAGGTCTATGCGACCTTCCTGCTGTGGCTGCTGGCCGAGTTGTTCGAGCAACTGCCGGAGCGTGGCGATGCCGACAAACCGCTGCTGGCGCTGTTTTTCGACGAGGCACATTTATTGTTCGCGGATACGCCCAAGGCATTGCAGGATCGCCTGGAGCAAGTGGTGCGACTCATTCGTTCCAAAGGTGTGGGTGTGTACTTTGTCACTCAATCTCCGGGGGATTTGCCCGACACGGTATTGGCGCAACTGGGCCTGCGTATCCAGCATGGCCTGCGGGCGTTCACCACTAAAGAGCAGAAATCCCTGCGGGCGGTGGCGGACGGTTTTCGCCCCAACCCGGCGTTCGATACCTTGTCGGTGCTGACCGAGTTGGGCACCGGTGAGGCGTTGGTGGGTACGTTGCAGGAAAAGGGCACGCCAGAAGTAGTCCAACGCGTACTGGTGGCGCCGCCGCAATCGCGGATCGGGCCGTTGAGCGAAGCCGAGCGCGCCGCGATCATCGCCAGTTCGCCGTTATTGGGGCGCTACGACAAGCCGATTGACCGTGAGTCGGCCTATGAAGTGCTGATGGCGCGCAAGGAGCTTGGCCCGACGGAGGAGGCCAACCCGACCGCTGAAGAGCCGAGCTTTACCGACAAGGCCGGGGCGTTCCTGGGGACCACGGCGGGCAAGGCGCTCAAATCCGCCATGCAGCAGGCGGCCAATCAAATGGGGCGGCAGTTGGTGCGCGGGTTGTTAGGCTCGTTACTGGGCGGCAGCAAACGCAAATAG
- a CDS encoding methyl-accepting chemotaxis protein, with amino-acid sequence MVNSDEQANRTNSVAAAINELGAAAQEIARNAAQASHQASDARHLAEDGQQVVERNIKAMNQLSEMISASSSNIEALNSKTVNIGQILEVITSISQQTNLLALNAAIEAARAGEAGRGFAVVADEVRNLAHRTQESAQQVQKMIEELQVGARDSVSTMSESQRHSLESVDIANLAGERLNSVTQRIGEIDGMNQSVATATEEQTSVVESINMDITEINTLNQEGVENLQSTLRACTDLEQQAARLKQLVGSFRI; translated from the coding sequence ATGGTCAACTCTGACGAGCAAGCCAACCGCACCAACAGTGTGGCCGCCGCCATCAACGAACTGGGCGCGGCTGCACAGGAAATTGCACGTAACGCCGCCCAGGCGTCCCATCAGGCCAGCGATGCCCGGCACTTGGCCGAAGACGGCCAGCAAGTAGTCGAGCGTAATATCAAGGCAATGAATCAGTTATCCGAGATGATCAGCGCCTCCAGCAGCAATATCGAAGCGCTCAACAGCAAGACCGTGAACATCGGGCAAATTCTGGAAGTGATCACCAGCATTTCCCAGCAAACCAACCTGCTGGCGCTGAACGCCGCCATCGAAGCCGCGCGGGCCGGGGAAGCCGGGCGCGGGTTTGCGGTAGTCGCCGATGAGGTGCGCAACCTGGCGCATCGCACTCAAGAGTCGGCGCAACAAGTGCAAAAGATGATCGAGGAACTGCAAGTCGGCGCCCGCGATTCGGTCAGCACCATGAGTGAAAGCCAGCGCCATAGCCTGGAGAGCGTGGACATCGCCAACCTGGCCGGCGAGCGCCTCAACAGCGTGACCCAGCGCATCGGCGAGATCGACGGCATGAATCAGTCCGTGGCCACCGCCACCGAGGAGCAGACCTCGGTGGTGGAGTCGATCAACATGGACATCACCGAGATCAACACCCTCAACCAGGAAGGTGTGGAAAACCTGCAATCCACCCTGCGCGCCTGTACCGATCTGGAACAACAGGCCGCACGCTTGAAACAGCTGGTGGGCAGTTTCCGGATCTGA
- the purU gene encoding formyltetrahydrofolate deformylase: MRTFRLVIACPDRVGIVAKVSNFLASHNGWITEASHHSDDLSGWFFMRHEIRADTLPFGLEAFREAFAPIAEEFSMTWHITDTEQKKRVVLMASRESHCLADLLHRWHSDELDCEIACVISNHDDLRSMVEWHGIPYYHVPVNPQDKEPAFAEVSRLVKQHEADVVVLARYMQILPPELCSEYAGRVINIHHSFLPSFVGAKPYHQASLRGVKLIGATCHYVTEELDAGPIIEQDVVRVSHSDSIEDMVRFGRDVEKMVLARGLRYHLEDRVLVHGNKTVVF; this comes from the coding sequence ATGCGCACTTTTCGGCTGGTGATTGCTTGCCCGGACCGGGTTGGCATCGTTGCCAAAGTCAGTAACTTTCTGGCCTCCCACAACGGCTGGATCACCGAGGCGAGCCATCACTCGGACGATCTCAGCGGTTGGTTTTTCATGCGTCACGAGATACGTGCCGACACGCTGCCCTTTGGTCTTGAAGCGTTTCGCGAGGCGTTTGCGCCGATCGCCGAAGAGTTTTCGATGACCTGGCATATCACCGACACGGAGCAGAAAAAACGTGTCGTGCTGATGGCCAGCCGCGAGTCCCACTGCCTGGCTGACCTGCTGCACCGCTGGCACAGCGATGAGCTCGACTGCGAGATAGCCTGTGTGATCTCCAATCACGATGACCTGCGCAGCATGGTCGAATGGCATGGCATCCCGTACTACCACGTGCCGGTCAACCCACAGGACAAGGAGCCGGCATTCGCCGAAGTCTCCCGTCTGGTCAAGCAGCACGAAGCCGATGTGGTGGTGCTGGCGCGCTACATGCAAATCCTGCCGCCGGAACTGTGCAGTGAGTACGCTGGCCGAGTGATCAACATTCACCACAGTTTCTTGCCGTCGTTTGTCGGGGCCAAGCCCTACCACCAGGCCTCCCTGCGTGGTGTGAAGTTGATTGGCGCCACTTGCCACTATGTGACCGAGGAACTCGACGCCGGCCCGATCATCGAGCAGGACGTAGTGCGTGTCAGCCACAGTGACAGCATTGAAGACATGGTGCGTTTCGGCCGTGATGTCGAGAAGATGGTGCTGGCCCGTGGCCTGCGTTACCACCTGGAAGATCGCGTGCTGGTGCACGGCAACAAGACGGTGGTGTTCTGA